One genomic segment of Clavelina lepadiformis chromosome 3, kaClaLepa1.1, whole genome shotgun sequence includes these proteins:
- the LOC143449531 gene encoding uncharacterized protein LOC143449531, producing the protein MKVICAGLSKTGTKTLQAALKEIGYNVYDHLENCLYLNKEWTKIITEGGTTEDFRRMFENVDAVTDIPGCYFWDEIHKAFPEAKIILTMRDDEDTWARSMYNQVAAANNPQIQILYMLSPTLKQARAWSDKVVTAAFGTKLKESFFGPATFNMLLARMTYRRHNAHVLQNAPKDKLLVYNVKEGWEPLCKFLEVDVPSVPFPCKNVRGKVVKDFLKEDPLAIRAKKEMLVSITLLALLFSFGAYKFSRSWSSKWFFNISSSVWHSFSSFRNKFC; encoded by the exons ATGAAAGTTATTTGTGCCGGTTTATCCAAAACCGGAACCAAAACTCTGCAAGCTGCTTTAAAGGAAATTGGATATAATGTTTATGACCATCTTGAAAATTGTCTATACTTAAATAAAGAATGGACTAAAATAATTACAGAAGGTGGAACCACAGAAGATTTTCGTCgaatgtttgaaaatgtcgatGCTGTGACTGATATACCAGGTTGCTATTTCTGGGACGAAATTCATAAAGCATTTCCAGAGGCTAAg ATTATATTAACAATGCGTGACGATGAAGACACTTGGGCTAGGAGTATGTACAACCAGGTGGCAGCCGCAAATAATCCACAAATACAGATTCTTTACATGCTTTCgccaactttaaaacaagcgAGAGCATGGTCGGACAAAGTAG TGACGGCGGCGTTTGGAACAAAATTGAAAGAGTCTTTTTTTGGTCCAGCTACTTTTAACATGCTTCTAGCCAGAATGACTTACCGAAGACATAATGCACATGTGTTACAG AACGCTCCGAAAGACAAGCTGCTTGTTTATAACGTCAAagaaggttgggaaccactttGTAAATTCCTTGAAGTAGATGTTCCGTCCGTTCCATTTCCTTGCAAGAACGTGAGAGGTAAAGTGGTGAAGGATTTCCTCAAAGAAGATCCATTGGCAATACgagcaaaaaaagaaatgctGGTTTCAATAACTCTGCTGGCTCTGTTGTTTTCATTTGGAGCATATAAGTTCAGTAGATCCTGGTCATCAAAATggttttttaacatttcttcatCTGTTTGGCATTCCTTTTCATCTTTTCGAaataagttttgttaa
- the LOC143450418 gene encoding uncharacterized protein LOC143450418 encodes MKVICAGLSKTGTKSLKAALEELGYNVYDFVENFQFLAHEWTKILEEGGTTEDFRRMFENVDAVTDSPSCYFWDEIHKAFPEAKIIFTMREDEDTWAKSMWGQVQASNNPLLLFLFKFSPTFQRMQKWRDIFLTAMYGTCIKEHFFRPADFNMLLAKMTYRRHNAHVLQNAPKDKLLVYSVKDGWEPLCKFLEVDIPSTPFPRKNVRATLVKEFLEEHPIVSKGKREIMISFTVSAILLSYGVFRFYKSSPLTWMKEIPSYISRVWN; translated from the exons ATGAAAGTGATATGTGCTGGACTATCCAAAACCGGCACCAAGTCTCTAAAAGCCGCTTTAGAAGAACTTGGATACAACGTCTACGACTTCGTAGAAAACTTTCAGTTTTTAGCGCATGAATGGACTAAAATACTTGAAGAAGGTGGAACCACAGAAGATTTTCGTCgaatgtttgaaaatgtcgatGCTGTGACTGATTCGCCTAGCTGCTATTTCTGGGATGAAATTCATAAAGCATTTCCAGAGGCCAAG ATTATCTTTACCATGAGAGAGGATGAGGACACTTGGGCAAAAAGTATGTGGGGTCAGGTCCAGGCTTCCAATAATCCACTTCTGCTATTTTTGTTCAAGTTTTCTCCAACATTTCAGCGGATGCAAAAATGGCGAGATATTTTCT TAACAGCAATGTATGGCACTTGTATTAAGGAACATTTTTTCCGCCCAGCTGACTTTAACATGCTATTGGCAAAAATGACGTATAGAAGACATAACGCACATGTGCTGCAG AACGCTCCCAAAGACAAGTTGCTCGTATATAGCGTCAAAGATGGTTGGGAGCCACTTTGTAAATTTCTTGAAGTAGACATTCCATCTACTCCATTTCCTCGCAAAAATGTGAGAGCCACCTTGGTGAAAGAGTTCTTAGAGGAACACCCGATAGTATCTAAGGGGAAAAGAGAAATAATGATCTCATTTACAGTATCAGCGATATTGCTTTCATATGGAGTATTTCGGTTCTATAAGTCTTCGCCTTTGACATGGATGAAGGAAATTCCAAGCTATATTTCAAGGGTTTGgaattaa
- the LOC143449617 gene encoding DGAT1/2-independent enzyme synthesizing storage lipids-like isoform X3 has translation MFYFLLYWITASIQLILRYLDYYMSGTLALLDYYVPGWRVFLLSPFVITFLILPMLLVLYLYFCALLLFVYRRRHSIMDAFHQTAWDGYRQTIAAFWSGHGWIWHGYEVVGLENIPTSGPALLVYYHGAFPIDVYYLLANIYIEKGRIVHNVVDNFVFKIPGLKILFRFWGSICGPRSEVVEYLKDGALVGIAPGGVREALFSENYSLVWKNRVGFAKAALEAEVPILPVFTENCRQAFDYVKFGKFESMKKQDGQSCLCMAAFLSNLLLILGSQSSMIQLTPQKFWLERLLKLWRR, from the exons atgttttattttcttttgtattggATTACTGCAAGTATTCAATTGATACTGCGTTACCTTGACTATTACATGTCAGGAACCTTAGCACTACTAGATTATTATGTACCAG GATGGcgtgtttttcttttatctcCGTTCGTGATCACATTCCTTATATTGCCAATGCTACTGGTTCTTTACCTCTACTTTTGCGCTTTgctcttgtttgtttatcgtCGTCGCCACTCTATAATGGATGCCTTTCACCAAACTGCTTGGGATGGTTATCGTCAGACTATAGCAGCCTTTTGGAGTGGCCATGGTTGGATATGGCATG GTTATGAAGTTGTTGGATTGGAAAACATCCCAACATCTGGTCCTGCTTTGCTGGTTTATTATCATGGAGCATTTCCAATTGATGTATATTATCTTCTTGCCAACATATACATTGAAAAGGGCCGTATAGTCCACAATGTTGTTGACAACTTTGTATTTAAAATACCAG GACTAAAAATACTGTTTCGTTTTTGGGGATCAATTTGTGGTCCCAGAAGTGAAGTGGTTGAATATTTGAAGGATGGTGCTTTGGTTGGCATTGCACCCGGTGGAGTAAGGGAAGCTTTGTTTAGTGAAAATTATTCCCTTGTTTGGAAAAATCGTGTTGGCTTTGCCAAAGCTGCGCTGGAAGCTGAAGTG cCCATATTGCCAGTATTCACTGAAAACTGCCGCCAAGCATTTGATTATGTTAAATTTGGGAAAT TCGAATCTATGAAAAAACAAGATGGCCAATCTTGCCTATGTATGGCGGCTTTCCTGTCAAACTTACTACTTATATTGGGAAGCCAATCAAGTATGATCCAGCTCACACCCCAGAAATTTTGGCTCGAAAG GTTACTGAAGCTATGGAGGCGATGA
- the LOC143449617 gene encoding DGAT1/2-independent enzyme synthesizing storage lipids-like isoform X4, with the protein MFYFLLYWITASIQLILRYLDYYMSGTLALLDYYVPGWRVFLLSPFVITFLILPMLLVLYLYFCALLLFVYRRRHSIMDAFHQTAWDGYRQTIAAFWSGHGWIWHGYEVVGLENIPTSGPALLVYYHGAFPIDVYYLLANIYIEKGRIVHNVVDNFVFKIPGLKILFRFWGSICGPRSEVVEYLKDGALVGIAPGGVREALFSENYSLVWKNRVGFAKAALEAEVPILPVFTENCRQAFDYVKFGKFESMKKQDGQSCLCMAAFLSNLLLILGSQSSMIQLTPQKFWLERRALPYKN; encoded by the exons atgttttattttcttttgtattggATTACTGCAAGTATTCAATTGATACTGCGTTACCTTGACTATTACATGTCAGGAACCTTAGCACTACTAGATTATTATGTACCAG GATGGcgtgtttttcttttatctcCGTTCGTGATCACATTCCTTATATTGCCAATGCTACTGGTTCTTTACCTCTACTTTTGCGCTTTgctcttgtttgtttatcgtCGTCGCCACTCTATAATGGATGCCTTTCACCAAACTGCTTGGGATGGTTATCGTCAGACTATAGCAGCCTTTTGGAGTGGCCATGGTTGGATATGGCATG GTTATGAAGTTGTTGGATTGGAAAACATCCCAACATCTGGTCCTGCTTTGCTGGTTTATTATCATGGAGCATTTCCAATTGATGTATATTATCTTCTTGCCAACATATACATTGAAAAGGGCCGTATAGTCCACAATGTTGTTGACAACTTTGTATTTAAAATACCAG GACTAAAAATACTGTTTCGTTTTTGGGGATCAATTTGTGGTCCCAGAAGTGAAGTGGTTGAATATTTGAAGGATGGTGCTTTGGTTGGCATTGCACCCGGTGGAGTAAGGGAAGCTTTGTTTAGTGAAAATTATTCCCTTGTTTGGAAAAATCGTGTTGGCTTTGCCAAAGCTGCGCTGGAAGCTGAAGTG cCCATATTGCCAGTATTCACTGAAAACTGCCGCCAAGCATTTGATTATGTTAAATTTGGGAAAT TCGAATCTATGAAAAAACAAGATGGCCAATCTTGCCTATGTATGGCGGCTTTCCTGTCAAACTTACTACTTATATTGGGAAGCCAATCAAGTATGATCCAGCTCACACCCCAGAAATTTTGGCTCGAAAG ACGAGCCTTGCCATACAAGAACTGA
- the LOC143449617 gene encoding DGAT1/2-independent enzyme synthesizing storage lipids-like isoform X2 has translation MFYFLLYWITASIQLILRYLDYYMSGTLALLDYYVPGWRVFLLSPFVITFLILPMLLVLYLYFCALLLFVYRRRHSIMDAFHQTAWDGYRQTIAAFWSGHGWIWHGYEVVGLENIPTSGPALLVYYHGAFPIDVYYLLANIYIEKGRIVHNVVDNFVFKIPGLKILFRFWGSICGPRSEVVEYLKDGALVGIAPGGVREALFSENYSLVWKNRVGFAKAALEAEVPILPVFTENCRQAFDYVKFGKSYFSRIYEKTRWPILPMYGGFPVKLTTYIGKPIKYDPAHTPEILARKTSLAIQELIKAHQSHGILSAMCQRFDSCYAYRACKSIRNIPNAHLHTV, from the exons atgttttattttcttttgtattggATTACTGCAAGTATTCAATTGATACTGCGTTACCTTGACTATTACATGTCAGGAACCTTAGCACTACTAGATTATTATGTACCAG GATGGcgtgtttttcttttatctcCGTTCGTGATCACATTCCTTATATTGCCAATGCTACTGGTTCTTTACCTCTACTTTTGCGCTTTgctcttgtttgtttatcgtCGTCGCCACTCTATAATGGATGCCTTTCACCAAACTGCTTGGGATGGTTATCGTCAGACTATAGCAGCCTTTTGGAGTGGCCATGGTTGGATATGGCATG GTTATGAAGTTGTTGGATTGGAAAACATCCCAACATCTGGTCCTGCTTTGCTGGTTTATTATCATGGAGCATTTCCAATTGATGTATATTATCTTCTTGCCAACATATACATTGAAAAGGGCCGTATAGTCCACAATGTTGTTGACAACTTTGTATTTAAAATACCAG GACTAAAAATACTGTTTCGTTTTTGGGGATCAATTTGTGGTCCCAGAAGTGAAGTGGTTGAATATTTGAAGGATGGTGCTTTGGTTGGCATTGCACCCGGTGGAGTAAGGGAAGCTTTGTTTAGTGAAAATTATTCCCTTGTTTGGAAAAATCGTGTTGGCTTTGCCAAAGCTGCGCTGGAAGCTGAAGTG cCCATATTGCCAGTATTCACTGAAAACTGCCGCCAAGCATTTGATTATGTTAAATTTGGGAAAT CATATTTTAGTCGAATCTATGAAAAAACAAGATGGCCAATCTTGCCTATGTATGGCGGCTTTCCTGTCAAACTTACTACTTATATTGGGAAGCCAATCAAGTATGATCCAGCTCACACCCCAGAAATTTTGGCTCGAAAG ACGAGCCTTGCCATACAAGAACTGATAAAAGCCCATCAGTCACACGGCATTTTGTCGGCTATGTGTCAACGTTTTGACAGTTGCTATGCATACAGAGCATGCAAGTCTATACGGAATATCCCAAATGCACATCTGCATACTGTATGA
- the LOC143449617 gene encoding DGAT1/2-independent enzyme synthesizing storage lipids-like isoform X1, whose translation MFYFLLYWITASIQLILRYLDYYMSGTLALLDYYVPGWRVFLLSPFVITFLILPMLLVLYLYFCALLLFVYRRRHSIMDAFHQTAWDGYRQTIAAFWSGHGWIWHGYEVVGLENIPTSGPALLVYYHGAFPIDVYYLLANIYIEKGRIVHNVVDNFVFKIPGLKILFRFWGSICGPRSEVVEYLKDGALVGIAPGGVREALFSENYSLVWKNRVGFAKAALEAEVPILPVFTENCRQAFDYVKFGKSYFSRIYEKTRWPILPMYGGFPVKLTTYIGKPIKYDPAHTPEILARKVTEAMEAMIVAHQTRPYTVLEGLLARFYSRKTKVHQKSKAISNAAAVNTRIDHTRSTDYDIVGTDAGENIELHHRRK comes from the exons atgttttattttcttttgtattggATTACTGCAAGTATTCAATTGATACTGCGTTACCTTGACTATTACATGTCAGGAACCTTAGCACTACTAGATTATTATGTACCAG GATGGcgtgtttttcttttatctcCGTTCGTGATCACATTCCTTATATTGCCAATGCTACTGGTTCTTTACCTCTACTTTTGCGCTTTgctcttgtttgtttatcgtCGTCGCCACTCTATAATGGATGCCTTTCACCAAACTGCTTGGGATGGTTATCGTCAGACTATAGCAGCCTTTTGGAGTGGCCATGGTTGGATATGGCATG GTTATGAAGTTGTTGGATTGGAAAACATCCCAACATCTGGTCCTGCTTTGCTGGTTTATTATCATGGAGCATTTCCAATTGATGTATATTATCTTCTTGCCAACATATACATTGAAAAGGGCCGTATAGTCCACAATGTTGTTGACAACTTTGTATTTAAAATACCAG GACTAAAAATACTGTTTCGTTTTTGGGGATCAATTTGTGGTCCCAGAAGTGAAGTGGTTGAATATTTGAAGGATGGTGCTTTGGTTGGCATTGCACCCGGTGGAGTAAGGGAAGCTTTGTTTAGTGAAAATTATTCCCTTGTTTGGAAAAATCGTGTTGGCTTTGCCAAAGCTGCGCTGGAAGCTGAAGTG cCCATATTGCCAGTATTCACTGAAAACTGCCGCCAAGCATTTGATTATGTTAAATTTGGGAAAT CATATTTTAGTCGAATCTATGAAAAAACAAGATGGCCAATCTTGCCTATGTATGGCGGCTTTCCTGTCAAACTTACTACTTATATTGGGAAGCCAATCAAGTATGATCCAGCTCACACCCCAGAAATTTTGGCTCGAAAG GTTACTGAAGCTATGGAGGCGATGATTGTGGCACACCAGACACGACCTTACACCGTTTTAGAGGGACTTCTAGCGCGCTTTTATTCGAGGAAAACCAAGGTCCATCAAAAAAGCAAAGCGATATCAAATGCAGCAGCAGTAAACACCAGAATTGACCATACGAGGTCCACAGATTACGACATTGTTGGGACAGATGCAGGTGAAAATATCGAGCTACATCATCGCCGTAAGTAG